One Aphidius gifuensis isolate YNYX2018 linkage group LG5, ASM1490517v1, whole genome shotgun sequence genomic region harbors:
- the LOC122857102 gene encoding U4/U6.U5 tri-snRNP-associated protein 1 has protein sequence MGSNKRHKNEKTRDIKKKRHRSRSRSYTPEREKNDKHSSSSNSRHHKKHKRKERREYDSDVEIVSAPPPPKISKTSHDPTPPPPEISTKQRSQSPPPSSSSQKNNNNSQASLSIEETNRVRATLGLKPLEVNTTSSKDEPNKLKDDLGEFYHKPAINNAEIQRTEKLKEKLNLTKDKRKIETSLLKIKPLGEHDSDDDINEWVNKSRKLSNEKKKAEERAKILDQLDEEFGINEIVNDDVKLQRKKKYTERNLHGLKVEHNIENFDEGQTVILTLKDKNVLDDDNDVLVNVNMKDDEKYKKNVIIKSKKPGYDAYDDDNYDEYGFSKGNVLDKYDEEIDGVKNDTFCIGIDNAKEIAEKRKNIVKQKLANKKLETLTLPELKLASDYYNTEELEKFKKTKKKKIRKIRQVKTLKADDLIPETDYLRDIGSRRKRNNDDSNKIDNNKVDNNDIIDNADYDIPSMTSNNWIDCKLEDDDEYEIKNAIKNSQKVKKNFKLDLLDITDDLNSENIYINDAINYNNNVNNVNDVNDDKDDKDDKNDQDKKIKYKNITLNSTAEFCRTLGDIPTYGLAGNREEKPTEIMDIKIEKQKVDLPIINGDDNINDERGMWNSVDSDDIKSEPAVAEQAILDAEPSLGQGVGGALKLAMSKGYLQYEDSNRPSASRFAHLQAQNYSIEDKAYDGDDKFGRRDRFNGPTSDFKEKDGFKPNVKLEYIDDDGHVLCPKEAFRYLSHKFHGKGPGKNKVEKRMKKNEQEVLMKRMSSTDTPLGTLNLLQSKQKETQSPFIILSGNKQLQATSISKTKH, from the exons atgggATCAAATAAACgtcataaaaatgaaaaaactcgtgatattaaaaaaaaacgtcatcGTAGTAGATCAAGATCATATACACCTGaacgtgaaaaaaatgataagcaTAGTAGTAGCAGCAACAGCAGGCATCATAAAAAACACAAGAGAAAAGAACGTAGAGAATACGACAGTGATG ttgaaaTAGTAAGtgctccaccaccaccaaaaatatcaaaaactaGTCATGatccaacaccaccaccaccagaaatatcaacaaaacaaCGTAGTcaatcaccaccaccatcatcatcatcacaaaaaaataataataattcacaagcatcattatcaattgaagAAACAAATCGTGTACGTGCAACACTTGGATTAAAACCACTTGAAGTTaatacaacatcatcaaaagatgaaccaaataaattaaaagatgaTCTTGgtgaattttatcataaaccaGCAATAAATAATGCTGAAATACAACgtactgaaaaattaaaagaaaaattaaatttaacaaaagataaacgtaaaattgaaacatcattattaaaaataaaaccactTGGTGAACATGATTcagatgatgatattaatgaaTGGGTTAATAAAAGTcgtaaattatcaaatgaaaaaaaaaaagctgaagaACGTGCTAAAATATTAGATCAACTTGATGAAGAATTTGGTATTAATGaaattgttaatgatgatgttaaattacaacgtaaaaaaaaatatactgaacGTAATTTACATGGTTTAAAAGTTGaacataatattgaaaattttgatgaagGACAAACagttatattaacattaaaagataaaaatgtattggatgatgataatgatgtacTAGTAAATGTTAATATgaaagatgatgaaaaatataaaaaaaatgttataattaaatctaaaaaacCTGGTTATGATgcatatgatgatgataattatgatgaatatGGTTTTTCAAAAGGTAATGTTTTAGATAAATATGATGAAGAAATTGATGGTGTTAAAAATGATACATTTTGTATTGGTATTGATAATGCTAAAGAAATTGCtgaaaaacgtaaaaatattgttaaacaaaaattagcaaataaaaaacttgaaacatTAACATTACCAGAATTAAAATTAGCAAgtgattattataatacagaagaattggaaaaatttaaaaaaactaaaaaaaaaaaaatacgtaaaatACGACAAGTTAAAACACTTAAAGCTGATGATTTAATACCAGAAACTGATTATTTACGTGATATTGGAAGTCGTAGAAAacgtaataatgatgatagcaataaaattgataataataaagttgataataatgatattattgataatgctGATTATGATATACCATCAATGACGTCAAATAATTGGATTGATTGTAAgcttgaagatgatgatgaatatgaaattaaaaatgctataaaaaattcacaaaaagtaaaaaaaaattttaagcttGATTTATTAGATATAACTGACGATTTAAAttcagaaaatatatatattaatgatgctattaattacaataataatgttaataatgttaatgatgttaatgatgataaggatgataaagatgataaaaatgatcaagataaaaagattaagtataaaaatataacattaaaTTCAACAGCTGAATTTTGTCGTACATTGGGTGATATACCAACTTATGGATTAGCTGGTAATCGTGAAGAAAAACCTACTGAAATAAtggatattaaaattgaaaaacaaaaagttgATTTACCAATTATCAatggtgatgataatattaatgatgaacGTGGTATGTGGAATTCAGTTGATTCAGATGATATTAAAAGTGAACCAGCTGTTGCTGAACAAGCAATACTTGATGCTGAACCATCACTTGGACAAGGTGTTGGTGGTGCATTAAAATTAGCTATGAGTAAAGGTTATTTACAATATGAAGATTCAAATCGTCCATCAGCAAGTCGTTTTGCTCATTTACAAGcacaaaattattcaattgaagataaagcatatgatggtgatgataaatTTGGTAGACGTGATCGTTTTAATGGACCAACATctgattttaaagaaaaagatgGTTTTAAACCAAATGTTAAATTAgaatatattgatgatgatggacaTGTTTTATGTCCAAAAGAAGCATTTAGATATTTAAGTCATAAATTTCATGGTAAAGGTCcaggtaaaaataaagttgaaaaaagaatgaaaaaaaatgaacaagaaGTTTTAATGAAAAGAATGTCAAGTACTGATACACCACTTggtacattaaatttattacaatctaaacaaaaagaaacacaatcaccatttattattttaagtggtaataaacaattacaagCAACATCAATATCTAAaacaaaacattaa
- the LOC122857100 gene encoding protein phosphatase 1 regulatory subunit 14B isoform X2, which produces MRKFPRLKMEGGGVLTAERSPARANLHVAFTEKGEVKEKREKFLTAKYGSHQMSLIRKRLAVEMWLFDELQKLYDSANDNGKNREVDVDIDKLLDMDTDDHRRAHLQELLVDAKKPHDVKKFINDLLEKAKTL; this is translated from the exons attAAAAATGGAAGGAGGTGGTGTATTAACTGCTGAACGTAGTCCAGCACGTGCAAATTTACATGTTGCATTTACTGAAAAAGGTGAAGTTAAAGAAAAacgtgaaaaatttttaacagctAAATATGGATCACATCAAATGtcattaataagaaaaagacTTGCTGTTGAAATGTGGCTATTTGATGAGTTACAAAAACTTTATGATTCAGCT aatgataatggaaaaaatcGTGAAGTTGAtgttgatattgataaattattagacATGGATACTGATGATCATAGACGAGCTCATCTTcag gagCTTTTGGTAGATGCTAAAAAGCCTCATGATGTCAAG aaatttatcaatgatttatTGGAAAAGGCAAAGACACTTTGA
- the LOC122857100 gene encoding protein phosphatase 1 regulatory subunit 14B isoform X3 gives MEGGGVLTAERSPARANLHVAFTEKGEVKEKREKFLTAKYGSHQMSLIRKRLAVEMWLFDELQKLYDSANDNGKNREVDVDIDKLLDMDTDDHRRAHLQELLVDAKKPHDVKKFINDLLEKAKTL, from the exons ATGGAAGGAGGTGGTGTATTAACTGCTGAACGTAGTCCAGCACGTGCAAATTTACATGTTGCATTTACTGAAAAAGGTGAAGTTAAAGAAAAacgtgaaaaatttttaacagctAAATATGGATCACATCAAATGtcattaataagaaaaagacTTGCTGTTGAAATGTGGCTATTTGATGAGTTACAAAAACTTTATGATTCAGCT aatgataatggaaaaaatcGTGAAGTTGAtgttgatattgataaattattagacATGGATACTGATGATCATAGACGAGCTCATCTTcag gagCTTTTGGTAGATGCTAAAAAGCCTCATGATGTCAAG aaatttatcaatgatttatTGGAAAAGGCAAAGACACTTTGA
- the LOC122857104 gene encoding uncharacterized protein LOC122857104 produces MDLKMTDTKTSTNNLPETSSSSNTSDSVNIEHGESIEHLGKENNSCKITMNESPGVVKMESNEMSVQQDKPNSISTMPTNDSSNSTPLNEGYQRRRRRPESDLIVAAEMVLSGMSLKDASEKFDMPISTIRFYMDRKGYLQRLWNRNKDNNDTDTDTNTDTDEDEIPECTN; encoded by the exons ATGGATTTGAAAATGACAGATACAAAAACATCAACTAATAATTTACCTGaaacttcatcatcatcaaacacCTCAGATTCTGTTAATATAGAGCATGGTGAATCAATTGAACATCttggaaaagaaaataattcatgtaaAATTACAATGAATGAGTCACCAGGTGTGGTTAAAATGGAGTCAAATGAAATGTCTGTACAACAGGACAAGCCTAATTCAATCAGTACCATGCCAACAAATGATTCAAGCAATTCAACACCCTTAAATGAAG gATATCAAAGACGGCGAAGACGTCCAGAGTCTGACTTGATAGTGGCAGCTGAGATGGTTTTAAGTGGCATGTCGCTTAAGGATGCTTCTGAAAAATTCGATATGCCAATAAGCACAATACGTTTTTACATGGATCGAAAAGGATATCTTCAACGTTTATGGAACAGAAATAAAGACAATAATGATACTGATACTGATACTAATACCGATACCGATGAAGACGAGATACCAGAATGTACAAATTAG
- the LOC122857105 gene encoding protein decapentaplegic-like produces the protein MRTLLLLRLLFVVGVIVLLVNATSASSNVVNNNNNSHNKMKETERERVIRQVEKNLLSMLRMTKRPKPIGKAQVPESMRLLYNKQKAIKMTDIAKPGIHTISANTVRSFNHVESPLDDKFQSPNRFRLYFNLSSIPLDESLKAAELSLSRVSHVLSNNNDNIGKILVYDIVRPGIKGKNNVQLRLIDSKTIDGKKNNTITVDVQPAVSRWLNEKLHNYGLLINIIDIKLENNKKSHIRMKRDINENNDNWLKIRPVLFTYTDDGHHKMTTAKDIIERRSKRAINKKNHRIKDSRGQCKRHPLYVNFDDVGWSDWIVAPPGYDAYHCHGDCPRDLSEHLNSTNHAVVQNLVNDINPGIVPKACCVPTSLTSISMLYLDEENKVVLKNYQDMTVVGCGCR, from the exons ATGCGCACGTTGCTGCTGCTGAGATTGTTGTTTGTGGTGGGAGTTATTGTGCTGCTTGTTAATGCAACAAGTGCAAGCAGCaatgttgtaaataataataataatagtcataataaaatgaaagaaacAGAACGTGAAAGAGTAATTagacaagttgaaaaaaatttattatcaatgctACGAATGACTAAAAGACCAAAACCAATTGGTAAAGCACAAGTACCTGAATCAATgagattattatataataaacaaaaagcaaTTAAAATGACAGATATTGCTAAACCTGGTATTCATACAATATCAGCAAATACAGTACGATCATTCAATCATGTTG AGAGTccacttgatgataaattcCAATCACCAAATCGCTTTCGtctgtattttaatttatcaagtatacCGTTAGATGAGAGTTTAAAAGCAGCTGAATTGAGTTTATCACGTGTATCACatgtattatcaaataataatgataatattggtaaaatacttgtatatgATATTGTACGTCCAggaataaaaggaaaaaataatgttcaGCTACGTTTAATTGATAGTAAAACaattgatggtaaaaaaaataatacaataacagTTGATGTACAACCAGCAGTATCACGTtggttaaatgaaaaattacataattatggtttattaataaatataattgatattaaattagaaaataataaaaaatctcataTACGTATGAAACgtgatattaatgaaaataatgataattggtTAAAAATACGTCCagtattatttacatatacTGATGATGGACATCATAAAATGACAACAGCTAAAGATATTATTGAACGTCGTAGTAAAcgtgcaattaataaaaaaaatcatcgtaTTAAAGATTCACGTGGACAATGTAAACGACATCCAttatatgttaattttgatgatgttggATGGAGTGATTGGATTGTTGCACCACCTGGTTATGATGCATATCATTGTCATGGTGATTGTCCACGTGATCTTAGTGaacatttaaattcaacaaatcatGCTGTTGTACAAAATCttgttaatgatattaatCCAGGTATAGTACCAAAAGCATGCTGTGTACCAACATCATTAACAAGTATATCAATGCTTTAtcttgatgaagaaaataaagttgtattaaaaaattatcaagatatGACTGTTGTTGGTTGTGGCTGTCGTTAa
- the LOC122857100 gene encoding protein phosphatase 1 regulatory subunit 14B isoform X1 produces MTINNTHLLFICLILKMEGGGVLTAERSPARANLHVAFTEKGEVKEKREKFLTAKYGSHQMSLIRKRLAVEMWLFDELQKLYDSANDNGKNREVDVDIDKLLDMDTDDHRRAHLQELLVDAKKPHDVKKFINDLLEKAKTL; encoded by the exons ATGACAATCAACAACACTCATttgttattcatttgtttaat attAAAAATGGAAGGAGGTGGTGTATTAACTGCTGAACGTAGTCCAGCACGTGCAAATTTACATGTTGCATTTACTGAAAAAGGTGAAGTTAAAGAAAAacgtgaaaaatttttaacagctAAATATGGATCACATCAAATGtcattaataagaaaaagacTTGCTGTTGAAATGTGGCTATTTGATGAGTTACAAAAACTTTATGATTCAGCT aatgataatggaaaaaatcGTGAAGTTGAtgttgatattgataaattattagacATGGATACTGATGATCATAGACGAGCTCATCTTcag gagCTTTTGGTAGATGCTAAAAAGCCTCATGATGTCAAG aaatttatcaatgatttatTGGAAAAGGCAAAGACACTTTGA
- the LOC122857103 gene encoding uncharacterized protein LOC122857103, whose protein sequence is MCETLIPASEIEKNRVYLDLEVNLWTEYSWTHNKLNPAAYTGEDRSKFELADSWPDHIPKFKDTKKSCLLSQMQRKISQESDMDESDSDKKAYEDSLINVSGISINVSDSTPSLLRNSRRYTYSDKILAGIEKKEKAEADYVKYLMALLSSADSLGQVKQILSDKGELSEDMREALDRAINQEEKEQKKASKVPIQLIIKKIQIMKNRERIPELYKLYNKNQVKLQKYEHRIFNSTLEPTQSEREERRVLSNLGSGFLAELLWIDENLNPNLCTGEKKEKLKLAESWPNSVPNFEDIIKSCRLSQMQRKISQESDMDESDSDENAYEDSLINVSGISLE, encoded by the exons ATGTGCGAAACATTGATACCAGCATCTGAGATAGAGAAAAATCGAGTTTATTTGGATTTAGAAGTAAATCTCTGGACAGAATACTCATGGActcataataaattgaatccAGCCGCATATACTGGCGAAGATAGATCAAAATTTGAGTTAGCCGACTCCTGGCCTGATCATATTCCAAAATTCAAAGACAC aaaaaaatcgtGTTTACTTTCTCAAATGCAAAGAAAAATCAGTCAAGAATCAGATATGGATGAATCAGACTCGGATAAAAAGGCATACGAAGACAGTCTAATTAATGTATCTGGTATATCAATTAA TGTTTCAGACTCAACCCCATCATTATTGCGTAACAGTAGAAGATACACGTATTCTGACAAAATCCTAGCAGGTattgaaaaaaaggaaaaagctGAAGCAGATTATGTGAAATACTTAATGGCACT tctttCTTCAGCTGATTCACTTGGTCAAGTTAAACAGATATTAAGTGACAAAGGAGAACTATCGGAAGATATGCGAGAAGCCCTTGATAGAGCTATAaatcaagaagaaaaagaacaaaaaaaagcttccAAAGTGCCCATACAACTTATCATAAAAAAGattcaaataatgaaaaatcgtGAAAGAATTCCTgaattatacaaattatataacaaaaatcaagttaaattgca GAAGTACGAACATCGTATTTTCAACTCAACACTAGAACCAACACAATCTGAGAGAGAGGAAAGACGAGTTCTTTCGAATTTAGGATCAGGTTTCTTGGCAGAATTATTATGgattgatgaaaatttgaatCCAAATTTATGTACTggcgaaaaaaaagaaaaacttaaGTTAGCCGAATCCTGGCCTAATTCTGTTCCAAATTTCGAAGACAT aATAAAATCGTGTCGACTTTCTCAAATGCAAAGAAAAATCAGTCAAGAATCAGATATGGATGAATCAGACTCGGATGAAAACGCATACGAAGACAGTCTAATTAATGTATCTGGTATATCACTTGAATAA
- the LOC122856256 gene encoding uncharacterized protein LOC122856256, which yields MAPNADQLVGHNAGMKKLIPVINKIQNIVSQAGLNVELNLPQIVVIGCQSAGKSSVLENFVGKDFLPRGSGIVTRRPLVLQLITAKTEYAEFLHNAGRKYNISEVRNEIESETNRTEGKKGVSNRPINLTIYSPHVVNLTLVDLPGLIKISMDKQKPDIGKEIEKMVREYIEKKNSLILAVTPANSDLANSDALKLAQEIDPEGLRTIGVITKLDLMDKGTDARDVLENKVFKLLRGYIGVVSRSQQDIDENKDIGNALDAEKNFFLNHSSYKHMADRLGTEYLQHELNKQLTNHIHQTLPTLREQLQKQLIEIEEFIEKYDHFKVVDHPTKTKAMYQMLHQLSTDFEAEIGNYNLVEVRDAPYLGSKIYRLYHSTFPRDIATIIIDGKILDKQIEKIILDARGVKTGLFTPDVAFEAPVKKQIARLEDPSLQFISVITGIVDEIGKKIIHGELEDVQKKITNRISHYPKLRARVQQNMSVYIRQCEKICRDRLSLLIKFELTYLNTKHPDFMATTGAYQQFDHDVNEKGNVTDQRMTKQIELIRDYITSYMKIVKEKIIDLVPKAIQYTVIEATKTYLKEDLVIDLTQHVDQLMELSEDEARIRNEKYLMRETCKEALRIIDDVSNSIRYAYVVKAPNADQLVGHNAGMKKLIPVINKIRNIVSQAGLNVELNLPQIVVVGCQSAGKSSVLENFVGKDFLPRGSGIVTRRPLVLQLITAKTEYAEFLHNAGRKYNISEVRNEIESETNRTEGKKGVSNRPINLTIYSPHVVNLTLVDLPGLIKISIDKQKPDIGKEIEKMVREFIEKKNSLILAVTPADSDLANSDALKLAQEIDPEGLRTIGVITKLDLMDKGTDARDVLENKVFKLRRGYIGVVSRSQQDIDENKDIGNALEAEKQFFLNHPSYKHMADRLGTEYLQHELNKQLTNHIHATMSALREQLRKQLMETEDYIEKYDHFKVVDYLTKTKAMQQMLHQLSTDFEAEIANLSSKIYHLYHVIFPQDIGKIIIDGKILDKQIEKIIFDARGMYHLNIYHQVILNTTGVKTGLFTPDVAFEAPVKKQIARLEEPSLQFISVITGIVDEIGKKIIHGELEDVQKKITNRISYYPKLHERVKQNITSYIRKCEKICRDHLSFLIKFELTYLNTNHPDFMATTRIFEKNRTREKNYFFRLSPIFSACSPSRRNHISQSTAYQPVSHDNDENGTVTEQRMSKQVKVIRSYIDNYMKIVKERMIDLVPKAIQYTVIEATKIYIKEDLIIDLSAHVEQLMELSDDEVRIRNDKYQMRETYKEALRIIDDLSNTMHY from the exons At GGCACCAAATGCGGATCAATTAGTGGGTCATAATGCaggaatgaaaaaattaattccagttattaacaaaattcaaaatattgttAGCCAAGCTGGACTAAATGTGGAATTAAATTTGCCTCAAATTGTTGTGATTGGTTGTCAAAGTGCAGGAAAAAGTTctgttttagaaaattttgttGGCAA gGATTTTTTACCAAGAGGTTCAGGCATTGTGACAAGACGACCACTTGTATTGCAACTTATCACTGCAAAAACTG AGTATGCTGAATTTCTCCATAATGCTGGtcgtaaatataatatttctgaAGTACGTAATGAAATTGAATCAGAAACTAATAGAACAGAAGGAAAAAAAGGAGTATCTAATAGacctattaatttaacaatctACTCTCCACAtg ttGTAAATCTTACACTTGTTGATCTACctggtttaataaaaatatcaatggaCAAACAAAAACCTGATATTGGAAAGGAAATTGAAAAGATGGTACGTGaatatattgagaaaaaaaatagtttgatATTGGCAGTAACACCAGCCAACTCTGATCTAGCAAACAGTGATGCTCTTAAATTGGCTCAAGAGATTGATCCtgaag GCCTGAGAACTATTGGTGTCATCACAAAACTAGATCTCATGGATAAAGGCACTGATGCAAGAGatgttttagaaaataaagtatttaaattacttaGGGGATATATAGGCGTAGTGAGTCGTAGCCAACAAgacattgatgaaaataaagacATTGGAAATGCTTTAgatgctgaaaaaaatttttttttaaa tCATTCATCGTATAAACACATGGCAGATAGATTGGGAACAGAATATTTACAACATGAATTGAATAAACAGCTGACAAATCATATTCATCAAACTTTGCCAACTCTTCGTGAACAATTGCAAAAACAACTAATAGAAATTGaagaatttattgaaaaatatgatcaTTTTAAAGTAGTTGATCATCCAACTAAAACCAAAGCAATGTATCA AATGTTACATCAACTTTCTACTGATTTTGAGGCTGAAATTGGAAATTACAATTTAGTCGAGGTAAGAGATGCACCATATTTAGGCTCAAAAATTTATCGTCTTTATCACTCGACTTTTCCTCGAGATATTGCAACAATCATCattgatggaaaaatattggataaacaaattgaaaaaattatattggatGCTCGGG GAGTCAAGACTGGTCTTTTTACACCTGATGTAGCATTTGAAGCACcagttaaaaaacaaattgcaCGACTTGAAGACCCAAGTCTTCAATTTATTTCAGTTATTACTGGGATAGTTGatgaaattggaaaaaaaatcattcatggTGAACTTGAagatgtacaaaaaaaaataactaatcgT atatctCATTATCCAAAATTACGTGCAAGAGTTCAACAAAATATGTCAGTTTACATAAGACAATGTGAAAAAATATGCAGAGATCGTTTAAGTCTTTTGATAAAGTTTGAATTGACATATTTAAATACCAAGCATCCAGATTTTATGGCTACTACCGG AGCTTACCAGCAATTTGACCATGATGTTAATGAA aAGGGCAATGTAACTGATCAAAGAATGACCAAgcaaattgaattaataagaGATTACATTACTAGTTATATGAAAAttgtcaaagaaaaaataatagatctCGTTCCAAAAGCTATACAGTATACAGTTATTGAAGCAACAAAAACATATCTCAAGGAAGATTTAGTAATTGATCTAACTCAACATGTAGATCAA ctAATGGAATTGTCTGAAGATGAAGCACGTATACGAAATGAAAAGTATCTAATGCGTGAGACATGTAAAGAAGCACTACGTATTATTGATGACGTGTCAAACAGTATTCGCTAC GCATATGTCgtaaa GGCACCAAATGCGGATCAATTAGTGGGTCATAATGCaggaatgaaaaaattaattccagttattaataaaattcgaAATATTGTTAGCCAAGCTGGACTAAATGTAGAATTAAATTTGCCTCAAATTGTTGTGGTTGGTTGTCAAAGTGCAGGAAAAAGTTctgttttagaaaattttgttGGCAA gGATTTTTTACCAAGAGGGTCAGGTATTGTGACAAGACGACCACTTGTATTGCAACTTATCACTGCAAAAACTG AGTATGCTGAATTTCTTCATAATGCTGGtcgtaaatataatatttctgaAGTACGTAATGAAATTGAATCAGAAACTAATAGAACAGAAGGAAAAAAAGGAGTATCTAATAGacctattaatttaacaatctACTCTCCACatg ttGTAAATCTTACACTTGTTGATCTACctggtttaataaaaatatcaatagaCAAACAAAAACCTGATATtggaaaagaaattgaaaagaTGGTACGTGaatttattgagaaaaaaaatagtttgatATTGGCAGTAACACCAGCTGACTCTGATCTAGCAAATAGTGATGCTCTTAAATTGGCTCAAGAGATTGATCctgaag GCCTGAGAACTATTGGTGTCATCACAAAACTAGATCTCATGGACAAAGGCACTGATGCAAGAGatgttttagaaaataaagtatttaaattacgTAGAGGATATATAGGCGTAGTGAGTCGTAGCCAACAAgacattgatgaaaataaagacATTGGAAATGCTTTAGAAgctgaaaaacaattttttttaaa tCATCCATCGTATAAACACATGGCAGATAGATTGGGAACAGAATATTTACAACATGAATTGAATAAACAGCTGACAAATCATATTCATGCAACTATGTCAGCTCTTCGTGAACAGTTGCGAAAACAACTGATGGAAACTGAAGATTATATCGAAAAATATGATCATTTTAAAGTAGTTGATTATTTAACTAAAACCAAGGCGATGCAACA AATGCTACATCAACTTTCCACTGATTTCGAGGCTGAAATTGCAAACTTATcgtcaaaaatttatcatctctATCACGTGATTTTTCCTCAAGATATTGGAAAAATCATCattgatggaaaaatattggataaacaaattgaaaaaattatatttgatgctCGGGGCATGtatcatttaaacatttatcatCAAGTAATACTGAATACAACAGGAGTCAAGACTGGTCTTTTTACACCTGATGTGGCATTTGAAGCACcagttaaaaaacaaattgcaCGACTTGAAGAACCAAGTCTTCAATTTATTTCAGTTATTACTGGGATAGTTGatgaaattggaaaaaaaatcattcatggTGAACTTGAagatgtacaaaaaaaaataactaatcgT atatctTATTATCCAAAATTACATGAACgagttaaacaaaatataacatCTTACATCagaaaatgtgaaaaaatatgCAGAGATCATTTAAGTTTTCTGATAAAGTTTGAATTGACATATTTAAATACCAATCATCCAGATTTTATGGCTACTACCCG GATTTTCGAGAAAAATCGAACTagagagaaaaattatttttttcgattatctCCGATTTTCTCTGCATGTTCTCCAAGTCGGAGAAATCATATTAGCCAGAGTACAGCTTACCAGCCGGTTAGCCATGATAATGATGAG aatGGCACAGTAACTGAACAAAGAATGAGTAAACAAGTTAAGGTAATAAGAAGTTACATTGataattacatgaaaattgTCAAAGAGAGAATGATAGATCTTGTTCCAAAAGCTATACAGTATACAGTTATTGaagcaacaaaaatatatatcaaagaagatttaataattgatctAAGTGCACATGTCGAACAA ctAATGGAATTATCTGATGATGAAGTACGTATACGAAATGACAAGTATCAAATGCGTGAGACATATAAAGAAGCTCTACGTATTATTGATGACTTGTCAAATACTATGCACTactaa